A window of the Dongshaea marina genome harbors these coding sequences:
- the pseC gene encoding UDP-4-amino-4,6-dideoxy-N-acetyl-beta-L-altrosamine transaminase, which yields MNKDHIPYGRQEITQEEIDAVVKVLKSDFLTQGPRVPEFEKQLKSYTGAKHALAVNSATSALHIACMALELGPGDWLWTSPITFVASANCGLYCGANIDFVDIDPKTYNLCPLALEKKLKQAQAEQKLPKVLVAVHLTGQPCDMKAISKLARQYGFSIIEDASHAIGARYDGEPIGGCKYSDICVFSFHPVKIITTAEGGAALTNSKTLRKKMELHRSHGVTRDPVQMTHQPDGPWYYQQIELGYNYRMSEIHAALGLKQLAKLDNFVAARHALVKRYNESLGSLPVDKPFQASLSYSSWHLYIILLKNDDPAFHLEVFNKLRVQEIGVNLHFIPVHTQPFYQQFGFKSGDFPVAENYYRRAISLPLFHSMTELQQDRVIQALKVALK from the coding sequence ATGAACAAAGATCATATCCCTTACGGCCGCCAAGAGATCACCCAGGAAGAGATTGATGCGGTAGTTAAAGTCTTAAAGTCTGACTTCCTGACCCAGGGGCCACGGGTACCTGAATTTGAAAAGCAGCTTAAAAGCTATACTGGAGCCAAGCATGCCCTGGCAGTAAATAGCGCGACCTCAGCGCTGCATATCGCTTGCATGGCGCTAGAGTTAGGGCCTGGTGATTGGTTGTGGACCTCCCCCATCACTTTTGTTGCCTCGGCAAACTGTGGACTCTACTGCGGAGCCAATATAGATTTCGTCGATATCGATCCAAAAACCTATAATCTCTGCCCTTTAGCTCTGGAGAAAAAACTCAAACAAGCTCAGGCAGAGCAAAAGCTCCCCAAAGTGCTGGTCGCGGTCCACCTAACCGGTCAACCCTGTGACATGAAAGCTATCTCAAAACTTGCCAGGCAATATGGGTTTTCAATCATTGAGGATGCCTCGCACGCCATTGGCGCACGATATGATGGAGAGCCTATCGGTGGCTGCAAATACTCAGATATCTGCGTATTTAGCTTTCACCCGGTCAAAATCATTACCACAGCAGAGGGTGGCGCCGCGCTAACCAATAGCAAGACACTCCGGAAAAAAATGGAGCTGCACCGCAGCCATGGGGTCACCCGGGATCCGGTTCAGATGACTCATCAACCCGATGGCCCCTGGTACTATCAACAGATTGAGCTTGGGTACAACTACCGGATGTCTGAGATCCATGCAGCATTAGGACTCAAGCAGCTAGCCAAGCTGGATAACTTCGTTGCGGCTCGCCATGCCTTAGTCAAACGATATAATGAAAGCCTCGGATCTCTTCCTGTAGATAAGCCTTTTCAGGCCTCTCTTAGCTATTCAAGCTGGCACCTCTACATCATTTTGCTCAAAAACGATGATCCGGCATTTCATCTTGAGGTTTTCAACAAGCTTAGAGTGCAGGAGATTGGTGTAAACCTACACTTTATCCCGGTACACACACAGCCCTTCTATCAGCAATTTGGCTTCAAATCAGGTGATTTCCCTGTGGCTGAAAACTATTATCGCAGAGCAATTAGCCTTCCCCTGTTTCATAGCATGACCGAGCTGCAGCAGGACAGAGTCATTCAAGCATTAAAGGTAGCACTGAAATGA
- the pseB gene encoding UDP-N-acetylglucosamine 4,6-dehydratase (inverting), translating into MFNGKAILITGGTGSFGKQFVETVLDRYTPSRLIVYSRDELKQFEMQQVFSQSCMRYFLGDVRDQARLTRAMRNVDYVVHAAAIKQVPAAEYNPMECIKTNVHGAENVIHAALENNVQKVIALSTDKAANPINLYGASKLASDKIFVAGNNIAGKHKTIFSVVRYGNVIGSRGSVIPFFKELLENGCEQLPITHPEMTRFLITLEQGVDFVIKSFERMAGGEIFIPKIPSCKITDLASAIAPETPFKIIGIRPGEKMHEIMCPADDSYHTYDYPDHYLISPSIKFNNLSHDYTNNAVGETGELVTPGFEYNSLSNPHYLSIKEIAKLIA; encoded by the coding sequence ATGTTTAATGGCAAGGCTATCTTAATCACAGGTGGAACAGGCTCATTTGGCAAACAGTTTGTCGAAACAGTGCTCGATCGCTATACGCCATCACGCTTGATCGTTTACTCCAGAGATGAGCTCAAACAGTTTGAGATGCAGCAGGTGTTTAGCCAGTCGTGCATGCGTTACTTCCTTGGTGATGTTCGAGATCAGGCTCGCCTGACCCGGGCGATGCGCAACGTTGATTATGTGGTCCATGCCGCAGCGATCAAGCAAGTCCCTGCAGCCGAATACAATCCTATGGAGTGTATTAAAACCAATGTGCATGGTGCAGAAAATGTCATCCATGCCGCACTGGAAAATAACGTCCAGAAGGTGATTGCTCTATCCACTGACAAAGCGGCTAATCCCATCAATCTTTACGGTGCTTCCAAACTGGCTTCCGATAAGATTTTTGTTGCGGGTAACAACATAGCAGGCAAACATAAAACAATATTCTCCGTGGTACGTTACGGTAATGTCATTGGCTCAAGAGGCTCTGTTATTCCCTTCTTTAAGGAGCTCTTGGAAAACGGATGTGAACAACTCCCCATTACTCACCCTGAAATGACCCGCTTTTTAATCACTCTTGAGCAAGGTGTTGATTTTGTCATCAAGAGTTTTGAGCGTATGGCCGGTGGTGAGATTTTCATTCCCAAAATCCCCAGCTGCAAGATCACTGATCTAGCCTCAGCGATAGCCCCTGAAACCCCATTTAAAATCATAGGGATCCGTCCGGGAGAGAAGATGCATGAGATCATGTGCCCTGCTGATGACTCCTACCATACCTATGACTATCCGGATCACTACCTGATCTCTCCTTCAATCAAGTTCAATAACCTGAGCCATGACTATACAAATAATGCTGTTGGGGAAACAGGGGAGCTGGTCACGCCAGGGTTTGAGTATAACTCTTTATCTAACCCGCATTATCTGTCTATTAAGGAGATAGCTAAATTAATAGCATGA
- the fliS gene encoding flagellar export chaperone FliS: MTRSSIKKYQQSSVSNVADADPHTLISIIFQHIINNNTIAKGAMEREDIEARTKAIDKSIALIGELQDSLDMEQGGEVSQNLAALYDYCVRRLVESNAKIEPAMLDEVSKLIAEVKEGWDAIPQEARDQHATKQAKPED, translated from the coding sequence ATGACCAGAAGCTCAATTAAAAAGTACCAGCAGAGCAGTGTGAGTAATGTCGCAGATGCTGACCCCCACACACTGATATCAATCATCTTTCAGCACATAATCAACAATAACACCATCGCCAAGGGCGCCATGGAGCGAGAGGATATCGAGGCTCGAACCAAGGCCATCGATAAATCGATCGCCCTTATCGGTGAGCTGCAAGATAGCCTGGATATGGAGCAGGGCGGCGAAGTCTCCCAAAACCTGGCGGCACTCTATGATTACTGTGTACGTCGACTAGTCGAGTCCAACGCCAAGATTGAGCCTGCCATGCTGGATGAGGTCTCTAAGCTGATTGCCGAGGTCAAGGAGGGCTGGGATGCAATCCCCCAGGAAGCCCGAGATCAACACGCAACAAAACAGGCAAAACCTGAGGACTAA
- a CDS encoding sensor histidine kinase, translating into MTDTTYSTSECEVLRLRQDVSRLTQILEAMPSGLVILDGAGIVCQANLAARNMLDEPLVGERWMGIIKRCFRIRNDDGHEVSLYDGRRVQLSMMPLADEPGQLILITDLTHTRALQDRIAQLKRLSALGKMAASLAHQIRTPLSAAMLYGANLSNQTLSSAARERFSGKLMERLAELEKQINDMLLFARSGEQQIVEPLSVAQIFEQVETSTEAMCLQSQASLSVSAVESSTYLMANSNALVSAIGNLVENALQAGAHRLQLTADNQGEWLKLQLVDDGNGIDSEVRSQIFEPFFTTRTQGTGLGLAVVQAVVRAHQGEISVESQPGKGSRFTLLLPILPAKQRSSAECVGGAA; encoded by the coding sequence ATGACGGATACGACCTACTCTACCTCTGAATGCGAAGTCTTGCGGTTGCGTCAGGACGTGAGCCGTTTAACCCAGATCCTGGAGGCGATGCCTTCGGGGCTGGTGATCCTGGATGGTGCCGGAATTGTTTGCCAGGCAAATTTAGCGGCTCGGAATATGCTGGATGAGCCTTTAGTGGGTGAGCGCTGGATGGGGATCATCAAGCGCTGTTTTCGGATCCGCAACGATGATGGTCACGAGGTATCCCTGTATGACGGGCGCAGGGTGCAGCTTTCGATGATGCCCCTTGCCGACGAGCCGGGGCAGCTTATCTTGATCACAGACTTGACTCATACCCGGGCGCTTCAGGATAGAATTGCCCAGCTCAAGCGCTTGTCTGCCCTGGGTAAGATGGCGGCCTCACTAGCGCATCAGATCCGCACTCCGTTGTCGGCAGCCATGCTCTATGGTGCCAATTTATCAAATCAAACCTTATCCAGCGCGGCTCGTGAACGCTTTAGTGGCAAACTGATGGAGCGCCTGGCGGAGCTGGAAAAACAGATCAATGATATGTTGCTGTTTGCCCGCAGTGGTGAGCAGCAGATCGTCGAGCCATTGTCGGTGGCACAAATCTTTGAACAGGTTGAGACCAGCACCGAGGCGATGTGCCTGCAGAGTCAGGCAAGCCTGAGTGTATCGGCGGTCGAGAGCTCAACCTATCTGATGGCGAATAGCAATGCACTGGTGAGTGCCATTGGCAACCTGGTGGAGAATGCCCTACAGGCGGGAGCTCATCGATTGCAGCTAACGGCGGACAATCAGGGGGAGTGGTTAAAACTACAACTGGTTGACGATGGCAATGGGATCGACTCCGAGGTTCGATCCCAGATCTTTGAGCCCTTCTTCACCACTCGTACCCAGGGTACGGGTCTTGGCCTGGCTGTGGTTCAGGCCGTTGTCCGGGCTCATCAGGGGGAGATCAGTGTGGAATCACAGCCAGGAAAGGGGAGCCGCTTTACCTTGTTGCTTCCCATCTTGCCTGCAAAGCAGCGGTCTTCGGCTGAGTGTGTAGGAGGTGCAGCATGA
- a CDS encoding sigma-54-dependent transcriptional regulator, protein MSQSRILVVEDDQGLREALVDTLMLAGYACQQVDSGESALIELGQSRFDMVISDIQMGKIGGLELLNSVRRSYPGLPVLLMTAYAKIDDAVKAMRQGAIDYLAKPFSPEVLLNQVGRYLPPHKVEDKTPIYGDPQSEELLALASRVATTDATVMITGPSGTGKEVLARYIHQQSIRADQPFVAINCAAIPENMLEATLFGYEKGAFTGAIQACPGKFEQAQGGTLLLDEISEMDLNLQAKLLRVLQEREVERLGGRKTIALDVRVLATSNRDLKQCVSDGDFREDLYYRLNVFPLRWLPLCKRPGDILPLAEHLLELHAREQDLAIPELTPQAQQTLVGYHWPGNVRELDNVMQRALILATDRSIEASHLILEEAQETSGLSLQFKAESVLESLKEADDFRLGGELRQQEQQIILDALQRFEGCRKEVAQALGISPRTLRYKLAKMRESGIEIPS, encoded by the coding sequence ATGAGTCAATCACGGATCCTGGTTGTCGAAGATGATCAAGGGCTCAGAGAAGCACTGGTAGATACTCTGATGCTGGCTGGATACGCTTGCCAGCAGGTCGATAGTGGTGAGTCGGCTCTGATTGAGCTTGGGCAGAGCCGCTTTGATATGGTGATCTCAGATATTCAGATGGGTAAGATCGGGGGCCTGGAGCTCCTTAATTCGGTCAGGCGCAGTTATCCGGGATTGCCGGTGCTGCTGATGACCGCCTATGCCAAGATAGATGATGCGGTCAAAGCGATGCGCCAGGGCGCCATTGATTATCTGGCAAAACCCTTCTCTCCCGAGGTTCTTCTCAACCAGGTTGGACGTTACCTGCCGCCCCATAAGGTTGAGGATAAGACCCCTATCTATGGCGATCCCCAAAGTGAAGAGCTGCTGGCGCTAGCCTCCCGGGTTGCGACGACCGATGCCACCGTAATGATCACAGGTCCCAGTGGGACCGGAAAAGAGGTCCTGGCCCGTTATATCCATCAGCAATCGATTCGTGCCGATCAGCCCTTTGTGGCGATTAACTGTGCGGCGATTCCTGAAAATATGCTGGAGGCGACCCTGTTTGGCTATGAAAAGGGCGCTTTTACCGGGGCGATTCAGGCGTGCCCGGGAAAGTTCGAGCAGGCCCAGGGAGGAACTTTGTTGCTGGATGAGATCTCAGAGATGGATCTCAATCTTCAGGCAAAACTCTTACGGGTACTCCAGGAGCGTGAGGTTGAACGCCTGGGTGGACGTAAAACCATAGCTCTGGATGTGCGGGTATTGGCGACCAGCAACCGCGATCTCAAGCAGTGTGTGAGTGACGGTGATTTTCGTGAGGATCTCTACTACCGGCTCAATGTGTTTCCCCTGCGCTGGCTGCCTCTATGTAAGCGTCCTGGGGATATTCTCCCCCTGGCGGAACATCTCCTAGAGCTACATGCCAGGGAGCAGGATCTTGCTATTCCTGAGCTCACTCCTCAGGCACAGCAAACCCTTGTGGGTTATCACTGGCCGGGAAATGTGCGTGAGCTGGATAACGTGATGCAACGTGCTTTGATCTTGGCGACAGATCGATCCATCGAGGCCTCACACCTTATTCTTGAAGAGGCACAGGAGACCTCCGGTTTATCTTTACAATTTAAAGCTGAGTCCGTGTTAGAGAGTCTCAAAGAGGCCGACGATTTTCGGCTCGGGGGTGAGCTCAGGCAGCAGGAGCAGCAGATTATCTTGGATGCCCTGCAGCGCTTTGAGGGTTGCCGTAAGGAGGTGGCTCAGGCCCTTGGGATCAGCCCGCGAACTCTGCGCTATAAGCTTGCCAAGATGCGCGAGTCCGGGATTGAGATCCCATCCTGA
- the fliE gene encoding flagellar hook-basal body complex protein FliE: MDMKVDALIREMQALQSQASGKPAEAVPATESDFGQLLKDAVDKVNGMQQHTNDLRTRFELGDRSISLAQVMLAGQKSSIAFEATVQVRNKLIEAYKNIMSMPV, encoded by the coding sequence ATGGATATGAAAGTAGATGCATTGATTCGTGAGATGCAGGCGTTGCAAAGCCAGGCCTCCGGCAAGCCAGCTGAAGCGGTCCCGGCAACCGAGAGTGACTTTGGTCAGTTGCTCAAAGATGCAGTAGATAAGGTAAACGGGATGCAGCAGCACACCAATGATCTGCGGACCCGCTTTGAGCTTGGCGATCGCTCCATCAGCCTGGCTCAGGTGATGTTGGCGGGGCAAAAGTCCAGCATCGCTTTTGAAGCAACCGTACAGGTGCGCAACAAGCTGATAGAAGCTTATAAGAATATTATGAGTATGCCGGTGTAA
- the fliF gene encoding flagellar basal-body MS-ring/collar protein FliF: MVSDQLNDNMSLDDGGAIPDLERHEQASSPLKMLSNTDILRQVTLILGLAICLAIAVFILLWGKEPDMRPLGTYPTHELIQVLDFMDKEKLPYKLDGNTVIVTAQSYPEIKLALTRSGTVTESAGGEDILLGEGGFGVSQRMEKERLKLSREKQLAHAIEQYTNVSKAKVLLAIPKDNVFARHQRKPSATAVLVVRKGTSLKQEEVDSIVDTIASAVHGLEPSRVTVSDQNGRLLSSGSQDPLASRTRKEFEMQQAKEHEYKQKIDSILAPVLGIGNYTAEVDVKLDFTQSEQTRKTFNPDLPALRSEMTVEDQSTDGTLRGIPGALTNQPPLESDIPEQAAGGGAEQQKAQSGRNHKEATRNYELDTTISHTRRPVGGIERLTVSVAVDYTLTTLADGKVEREPRTQAALETYRRLLKGGLGFDVNRGDTLEVVTIPFNRPDLDPAPELPMWEQPWFWRGARIIGSVLIIAVLIITIVRPMVKRLLYPDAKPEGLAEIDLDNVPAFEGEDDLNVLATQSDRDMEFGIKDGQLQLPDLHRDEDLLKAVRALVANEPEMAAQVIKEWITENE; encoded by the coding sequence ATAGTGTCTGATCAGCTGAACGATAATATGTCTCTTGATGATGGCGGAGCGATCCCCGACCTGGAACGCCATGAACAGGCTAGCTCCCCCCTGAAGATGCTCAGTAATACAGACATTCTGCGTCAGGTGACCCTGATCTTGGGGCTAGCGATCTGTCTGGCGATCGCCGTGTTTATTCTGCTGTGGGGCAAGGAGCCTGACATGCGCCCCCTGGGGACCTATCCCACCCATGAGCTGATCCAGGTCCTTGATTTCATGGACAAAGAGAAACTCCCCTATAAGCTTGATGGCAATACGGTGATCGTGACGGCCCAAAGTTATCCCGAAATTAAGCTGGCACTGACCCGCTCCGGAACCGTGACCGAATCGGCCGGTGGTGAAGATATCCTGCTGGGAGAGGGTGGGTTCGGCGTCAGCCAACGGATGGAAAAAGAGCGCCTCAAGCTAAGTCGTGAGAAGCAGCTGGCCCATGCCATAGAGCAGTATACCAATGTCTCTAAAGCCAAGGTTCTTCTGGCCATTCCCAAAGATAATGTGTTTGCCCGGCATCAGCGCAAGCCCAGTGCAACGGCGGTACTGGTTGTTCGCAAGGGAACCAGTCTCAAGCAGGAAGAGGTAGACTCAATTGTTGATACCATAGCATCAGCGGTGCATGGTCTTGAACCCTCCCGGGTGACGGTTTCGGATCAAAATGGACGACTCTTAAGCTCTGGCTCTCAGGATCCGCTCGCCTCGAGAACTCGCAAAGAGTTCGAGATGCAGCAGGCCAAAGAGCATGAATATAAGCAGAAAATCGATTCAATCCTGGCGCCGGTGCTGGGGATCGGTAACTACACCGCAGAAGTGGATGTCAAGCTCGACTTTACCCAGAGTGAGCAGACCCGTAAAACCTTTAACCCGGATCTACCAGCCCTGCGCTCTGAGATGACGGTTGAGGATCAAAGCACTGATGGCACCCTGCGTGGTATTCCGGGTGCTCTGACCAATCAACCCCCCCTTGAGTCGGATATTCCCGAGCAGGCGGCTGGTGGGGGAGCCGAGCAGCAAAAGGCTCAGAGTGGTCGCAATCATAAAGAGGCGACTCGAAACTACGAGCTGGATACCACTATAAGCCATACCCGTCGTCCGGTGGGAGGCATTGAACGGCTGACGGTATCGGTTGCGGTCGACTATACCCTGACTACACTCGCAGATGGAAAGGTTGAGCGTGAGCCCAGAACTCAGGCGGCCCTGGAGACTTATAGGCGCCTTCTGAAAGGGGGGCTTGGTTTTGATGTGAATCGTGGCGACACCCTGGAAGTGGTAACCATCCCCTTTAATCGGCCCGATCTGGATCCGGCTCCTGAGCTACCAATGTGGGAGCAACCCTGGTTCTGGCGTGGCGCCCGGATCATCGGTAGTGTCCTGATAATCGCGGTGCTGATCATTACCATAGTGCGACCCATGGTCAAGCGGTTGCTCTATCCCGATGCCAAGCCTGAGGGACTGGCGGAGATTGACCTGGATAACGTACCCGCTTTTGAGGGCGAGGATGATCTCAACGTGCTGGCCACCCAGAGTGACAGAGATATGGAGTTTGGAATCAAGGATGGCCAGTTGCAGCTACCAGATCTGCACCGGGATGAAGACCTGCTGAAGGCGGTTCGGGCCCTGGTGGCCAATGAGCCGGAGATGGCGGCCCAGGTGATCAAAGAGTGGATAACCGAAAATGAGTGA
- the fliH gene encoding flagellar assembly protein FliH — protein sequence MGEQQKPVDQNMSADDESLETWQPPDFSSEMPEKGPTAIGKRAEWYRAKDEVEEEVEAEPEPRPLTADEIEEIRQSAFDDGFAEGKAQGFSKGEEEGRLQGLKEGHEEGFSQGHAEGLELGSEDIKERILRWQAILDRLHKPLAQVDEEIEKQLVRLATQLAEGVIRTEAKTNPQVILECLKEAINALPDRQGEIRIELNPEDLELVQQQYDEKSCLDRGWVLLGEPALERGECLVSNHLSSVDMRFEQRIADLIRNFFEKNLES from the coding sequence ATGGGCGAACAACAAAAGCCAGTGGATCAAAACATGTCAGCCGACGATGAGTCTCTCGAAACCTGGCAGCCACCCGATTTCTCCTCAGAGATGCCGGAGAAGGGACCGACCGCGATCGGCAAGCGGGCGGAGTGGTATCGCGCTAAGGATGAGGTAGAGGAGGAGGTTGAAGCCGAGCCTGAGCCTCGCCCCCTGACCGCCGATGAGATTGAGGAGATTCGCCAGAGCGCTTTTGATGATGGGTTTGCCGAAGGTAAGGCCCAGGGCTTTAGCAAGGGTGAAGAGGAGGGGCGGCTCCAAGGGCTCAAAGAGGGCCATGAAGAGGGATTTAGCCAGGGCCATGCGGAGGGGTTAGAGCTTGGCTCTGAAGATATTAAGGAGCGAATCCTGCGCTGGCAGGCGATATTGGACAGGTTGCATAAACCCTTGGCCCAGGTCGATGAAGAGATCGAGAAGCAACTGGTTAGGCTGGCAACTCAGCTGGCCGAGGGGGTGATCCGAACCGAGGCCAAAACCAATCCTCAGGTGATCCTGGAGTGTTTGAAAGAGGCCATTAATGCACTACCCGATCGCCAGGGCGAGATCAGAATTGAGCTAAACCCGGAAGATCTTGAGTTGGTACAGCAGCAGTATGATGAAAAGAGCTGCCTGGATCGAGGCTGGGTACTACTTGGCGAGCCGGCTCTTGAGCGGGGAGAGTGTCTGGTGAGTAATCACCTGTCGAGTGTTGATATGCGTTTTGAGCAGCGTATCGCCGATCTTATTCGTAATTTTTTTGAGAAGAACCTGGAGTCGTGA
- the fliI gene encoding flagellar protein export ATPase FliI — translation MSELLQRLQNYRADECASRPMVAGKLTRVIGLTLEAVGCRAAVGSLCRVETLQGSIDAEVVGFEGEKLYLMPSEQVKGVIPGARVQPLSEQYGIPVGMELLGRVIDGVGRPLDGLGRIITRQKATLGGTRINPLHRKPISLPLDVGVESINALMTVGQGQRMGLFAGSGVGKSVLLGMMTRGTVADVVVVALIGERGREVKEFIEDILGDEGRSRSVVVVSPADTSPLMRIKGSETALTIAEFFRDQGLNVLLLMDSLTRYAQAQREVALAVGEPPATKGYPPSVFAKMPLLVERAGNGGDGQGSITAFFTVLAEGDDLQDPVADASRAILDGHLVLSRELADSGHYPAVDIERSISRVMPMITSEEHQNYARLFKQSYALYQQNRDLISIGAYQQGADPRIDQAIAMKPALDKFLIQGMKEVIHYDLCLQNLQMVTTPLLGGNG, via the coding sequence ATGAGCGAGCTGCTGCAGAGGCTTCAGAATTATCGAGCCGATGAATGTGCCTCAAGGCCTATGGTGGCCGGTAAGCTGACCCGGGTGATCGGCCTGACCCTCGAAGCAGTGGGATGCCGGGCTGCCGTCGGATCCCTGTGTCGGGTCGAGACGCTTCAGGGCTCAATTGATGCCGAAGTGGTGGGGTTTGAGGGCGAGAAACTCTATCTGATGCCCAGTGAGCAGGTCAAGGGGGTGATCCCGGGGGCTCGAGTGCAGCCTCTTAGTGAGCAGTATGGGATCCCGGTCGGGATGGAGCTGCTGGGACGGGTCATCGATGGGGTCGGACGTCCTCTGGATGGCCTGGGCCGGATCATCACCAGGCAAAAGGCGACCCTGGGTGGGACGCGGATCAATCCACTTCACCGTAAACCGATCTCGCTTCCCCTGGATGTTGGCGTTGAGTCGATCAATGCGCTGATGACCGTTGGTCAGGGACAGAGAATGGGACTCTTTGCTGGCTCAGGGGTGGGTAAGAGTGTGTTACTTGGGATGATGACCCGGGGAACCGTCGCCGATGTGGTGGTGGTCGCCCTGATAGGCGAGCGGGGACGAGAGGTGAAGGAGTTTATCGAGGACATTCTCGGTGATGAGGGACGTTCTCGTTCTGTGGTGGTGGTCTCCCCGGCGGATACCTCTCCTCTGATGCGGATCAAGGGCAGTGAGACGGCACTGACCATTGCCGAATTTTTTCGGGACCAGGGACTAAATGTGTTGCTATTGATGGACTCGCTGACACGCTACGCCCAGGCGCAGCGTGAAGTGGCTCTGGCTGTGGGTGAGCCGCCGGCCACCAAGGGTTACCCGCCTTCGGTGTTTGCCAAAATGCCACTTTTGGTGGAGCGCGCCGGTAACGGGGGAGATGGACAGGGCTCAATCACCGCATTTTTTACTGTGTTAGCCGAGGGCGATGATCTGCAAGATCCGGTGGCTGATGCCTCCCGGGCGATCCTGGATGGACACCTGGTTTTGTCACGGGAGTTGGCGGATTCGGGGCACTACCCGGCCGTTGATATTGAGCGCTCAATCAGCCGGGTGATGCCGATGATCACCAGTGAGGAGCACCAGAACTATGCCCGGCTTTTCAAGCAAAGTTATGCGCTCTATCAGCAAAACCGGGATCTCATCAGCATTGGTGCCTATCAGCAGGGGGCGGATCCCCGCATCGATCAGGCGATAGCGATGAAACCTGCTTTGGATAAATTTTTAATCCAGGGAATGAAAGAAGTCATCCATTACGATCTGTGTCTGCAAAACCTGCAGATGGTGACGACCCCACTGTTGGGGGGTAATGGATGA
- the fliJ gene encoding flagellar export protein FliJ produces MSRKALQLLLEQVTEKEQKAAQEFAASQMQLQAYRQQLKQLYEYQRTYMTQLSIKALEGLDAAGFSHYQSFISRLETAAREQHAAIIQSEKQLEQKRLIWTRAQTKRKSFELLIDKQLEREEARLLRQEQLLQDEYSITQFVRRSRESS; encoded by the coding sequence ATGAGCCGCAAAGCACTGCAACTGCTGCTGGAGCAGGTGACAGAGAAGGAGCAGAAGGCCGCTCAGGAGTTTGCGGCATCACAGATGCAGCTTCAGGCCTACCGGCAACAGTTGAAGCAGCTGTATGAGTATCAGCGAACCTATATGACACAGCTGAGTATAAAAGCCCTTGAGGGGCTCGATGCTGCCGGATTTAGTCATTACCAATCCTTCATCTCGCGTCTGGAAACCGCGGCCCGCGAGCAACATGCGGCCATTATTCAAAGTGAGAAGCAGCTGGAACAAAAGCGCCTGATCTGGACCAGGGCTCAGACCAAGCGTAAAAGCTTTGAGCTGTTGATCGATAAGCAGCTTGAGCGCGAGGAGGCCCGCCTGCTGCGTCAGGAGCAGCTGCTACAGGATGAGTACTCTATCACTCAGTTTGTACGCCGGAGTCGGGAGTCGTCTTAG